One window of Alkaliphilus metalliredigens QYMF genomic DNA carries:
- the ade gene encoding adenine deaminase yields MLDAVGIKEAIIYRQLIDVLMADNQFADIVLYQGNVINVLTREMYQADIAIKDKYILMVGDAGKLIGPDTLVVDVRGKFLSPGFMDSHMHFESSMLTITEFSRLSIPSGTTTLVADPHEIGNALGPIGMKAMAEEASVVPNHVHLVVPALTPDCPGLETAGYDITSKDMKEILNYPNVIGIGELQGFSNAKHVYRNTPEVITDLVASTTYAKSIGKIVDGNAPDLFGQELAAHIIATGGKCSCHETTTKEECVEKLRQGVYVFMREGSTQRNMAECIRAVTEEGLDSRRCILATDDMVAEDLEKLGHMNEIVKRTIAEGVDPIEAIQMVTINPATYFGLEDRGVLAPGKLADIAVISDLKEMTVEGVFLEGKLVASQGELLIDLPPYIYPEEVKHSVKCKKIQESAIAIPASGKEALVRCIELIPDQNLSGSLEVTVKTQQGNAISDVAQDALQMVCVERYGRNGGIGKAFVKGFGLKHGAFAESVAHDTHNIMAVGTNSKDITMAINRVIEMEGGIAVVKNGRVIEEMRLPVGGLITDELTGPEVSQKIVDLERVTKVELGCSVHAPFMHLSFLALSTSPSWKLTDQGLIDVNNFKILPPVIE; encoded by the coding sequence TTGTTAGATGCTGTAGGAATTAAAGAAGCAATCATCTATCGCCAATTGATCGATGTGCTTATGGCAGATAATCAGTTTGCAGATATTGTTTTATATCAAGGAAATGTAATCAATGTATTAACAAGAGAAATGTATCAAGCGGATATTGCCATCAAAGATAAATATATTTTGATGGTGGGAGATGCTGGAAAGCTCATTGGACCTGATACACTGGTGGTTGATGTGAGAGGGAAATTTCTATCACCGGGATTTATGGATTCACATATGCACTTTGAAAGCAGCATGTTAACCATTACAGAGTTCTCAAGATTGTCAATTCCATCGGGTACCACCACATTAGTGGCGGATCCCCATGAAATAGGCAATGCACTAGGTCCCATAGGAATGAAGGCAATGGCTGAAGAGGCCAGCGTTGTTCCCAACCACGTTCATTTAGTGGTGCCAGCCTTGACACCGGATTGTCCTGGCTTAGAAACAGCAGGATATGATATCACCTCTAAGGATATGAAGGAAATTCTAAATTATCCTAATGTGATTGGAATTGGAGAATTGCAAGGATTTAGTAATGCAAAGCACGTTTATCGCAATACACCAGAGGTCATTACTGATTTAGTGGCGTCCACCACCTATGCCAAAAGCATTGGGAAAATTGTGGATGGCAATGCACCAGATCTCTTTGGGCAAGAATTAGCAGCCCATATTATTGCTACTGGAGGCAAATGCTCCTGCCATGAGACAACCACTAAGGAAGAATGTGTTGAAAAATTAAGACAGGGTGTATATGTGTTTATGCGGGAAGGCTCCACCCAAAGGAATATGGCAGAATGTATTCGTGCTGTAACCGAGGAAGGTCTAGACTCAAGACGTTGTATTTTAGCCACAGACGATATGGTGGCCGAGGACTTAGAGAAGCTAGGTCATATGAATGAAATTGTAAAAAGAACCATCGCTGAAGGGGTAGACCCGATTGAAGCGATTCAAATGGTAACCATCAATCCAGCCACTTATTTTGGATTGGAGGATCGTGGTGTCTTAGCACCTGGCAAACTAGCGGATATTGCGGTAATCAGTGATCTAAAGGAAATGACAGTGGAAGGGGTTTTTCTAGAAGGAAAACTTGTGGCATCCCAGGGAGAGCTGTTAATTGATCTACCACCCTATATTTATCCTGAAGAAGTCAAGCATTCAGTTAAATGTAAGAAAATTCAAGAGAGTGCAATTGCAATTCCTGCTTCTGGAAAAGAGGCTCTGGTGAGATGTATTGAGCTGATCCCAGATCAAAATCTTTCTGGTAGCCTAGAAGTAACGGTCAAAACCCAGCAGGGGAATGCAATATCTGATGTAGCCCAAGATGCACTACAGATGGTTTGTGTAGAAAGATATGGACGTAATGGCGGGATCGGAAAGGCCTTTGTTAAAGGATTTGGACTAAAGCATGGGGCTTTTGCAGAAAGTGTGGCCCACGATACCCATAACATCATGGCTGTAGGAACAAATAGTAAAGACATTACCATGGCCATTAATCGGGTCATTGAAATGGAAGGCGGCATCGCTGTTGTAAAAAATGGCCGTGTTATTGAAGAAATGAGATTACCTGTTGGAGGACTCATAACTGATGAGTTAACAGGACCCGAAGTGAGTCAAAAAATTGTGGATTTAGAAAGAGTGACAAAGGTGGAACTAGGATGTAGTGTCCATGCGCCCTTCATGCATCTATCCTTCCTGGCTTTATCCACCAGTCCAAGCTGGAAGTTGACTGATCAGGGATTAATTGATGTCAATAATTTTAAAATACTACCACCTGTTATTGAATAG
- a CDS encoding flavoprotein produces the protein MNGHEQAREILKNLTNRAKGVDQGPDDIKKHLLIVLTGKADGLEAALREIPRLKRYGFSVDLALSTCAEKILNEKKIVIPLQVGKIFTVREESLACKAIDVVQRVIVPAMTQNTAIKLSMGIQDEFIPRLLWQCLWKGKPLLVNLEQLLCYRGMAPQQPFLEEMMKEYIEKLQKMGVKPLSETAYGLELIEQDEDPTQKGQKVSHEKIEGKPLSFGERQVITEKDISLVPGGQKQMTLPLGTIITPLAYDKAKEKGIQLIKG, from the coding sequence ATGAATGGTCATGAACAAGCAAGGGAAATTTTAAAGAACCTGACCAATCGAGCCAAGGGAGTAGATCAAGGGCCTGATGACATAAAAAAGCATCTGCTCATTGTTTTAACTGGAAAAGCAGATGGCCTAGAGGCAGCACTGAGGGAAATTCCAAGGCTGAAACGCTATGGATTTTCTGTTGATTTGGCACTTTCGACCTGTGCAGAGAAAATATTAAATGAAAAAAAGATAGTGATTCCACTTCAAGTAGGCAAGATATTCACTGTAAGGGAGGAATCTCTAGCATGTAAAGCCATTGATGTGGTCCAAAGGGTTATCGTTCCTGCTATGACACAAAATACAGCGATTAAATTGTCCATGGGAATACAAGATGAGTTTATCCCTCGATTGTTATGGCAGTGTCTATGGAAAGGCAAACCGCTTTTGGTGAACTTAGAGCAGCTCCTTTGCTATCGAGGCATGGCTCCTCAGCAACCCTTTCTAGAGGAAATGATGAAAGAATATATTGAAAAACTTCAAAAAATGGGTGTCAAACCCCTAAGCGAAACAGCATATGGCCTGGAGCTCATAGAACAAGATGAAGACCCAACACAAAAAGGCCAAAAGGTTTCACATGAAAAAATAGAGGGTAAACCCTTGAGCTTTGGAGAACGACAAGTGATCACAGAGAAAGATATCTCTTTGGTACCGGGGGGACAAAAGCAAATGACCCTTCCTCTGGGAACAATTATTACCCCATTAGCCTACGATAAGGCCAAGGAAAAGGGGATTCAACTGATTAAAGGATAA
- a CDS encoding BMC domain-containing protein — protein MMSQALGMVETKGLVGAVEAADAMVKAANVTLVGYEKIGFGLVTVMVRGDVGAVKAAVDAGAEAARAVGELHSVHVIPRPHTEVERVLLKGE, from the coding sequence ATGATGAGTCAAGCATTAGGTATGGTAGAAACAAAAGGATTAGTAGGAGCGGTAGAGGCAGCAGATGCCATGGTAAAGGCAGCAAATGTGACATTGGTTGGATATGAAAAAATAGGTTTTGGATTGGTAACAGTGATGGTAAGAGGAGATGTAGGTGCTGTAAAAGCTGCGGTTGACGCAGGGGCAGAGGCAGCAAGAGCTGTTGGAGAACTTCACTCTGTACACGTAATCCCAAGACCACATACTGAGGTGGAACGGGTATTGTTAAAGGGAGAATAA
- a CDS encoding BMC domain-containing protein yields the protein MRQAIGMVEVRSLVAAIQAADTMVKAADVQIVDLNYVGSGIISVVVTGEVAAVKAAVDSGEEAAGRLAEVISTNVIARPHEEVDKLLDQIIG from the coding sequence ATGAGACAGGCCATAGGTATGGTAGAAGTACGTAGTTTGGTAGCAGCGATCCAGGCAGCCGACACCATGGTCAAAGCGGCGGATGTACAAATTGTTGACTTGAACTATGTAGGGTCAGGAATTATTTCTGTTGTTGTGACTGGAGAGGTAGCAGCGGTCAAGGCAGCCGTAGACAGTGGTGAAGAAGCGGCAGGGAGACTTGCGGAAGTGATTTCCACTAATGTCATTGCAAGACCACATGAAGAAGTGGATAAATTATTAGATCAAATCATTGGGTAA
- a CDS encoding UbiD family decarboxylase translates to MENQMLRATLAQLEKKNLLETCHVEVDPKYELGAVLSHFNNEKPIIFKKVKGSQYPVAGGLFGNREIYYDMMGTTEKDRITQLMDAVANPKPTKTLPKGPVMENIITRSIDLQKMFPIPKFHGGDSSSYITSGVVVLKDPETGKVHTSVRRLQMNERNEMSILVASPLATQQYRGFENQNKPFEVAIILGYDYPFLLASQISSATYGIDKYEVDSALRGEALELVKCHSVDLEVPAYAEIVLEGIMPPHKREQEGPFGELMGYYGNQGSHPIVEVKAVMHRNNPIMQVAFPCREEHLSNGLAREMELYAYVKNMVDVVDVNVTVSGGCRFHGIVSIKKKSQGDGKSAIIAALASSKDMKHVVIVDEDVNIYSHDEIQWAIATRFQASQDLVMIPGGLGSGLEPSHTLRGVTDKLGFDATKPLGEAAKYFERAAIPGFESIDIERYFPQLKK, encoded by the coding sequence ATGGAAAATCAGATGCTAAGGGCGACCTTAGCACAATTAGAGAAAAAGAACCTTTTGGAAACCTGTCATGTGGAGGTAGATCCAAAATATGAGCTAGGAGCAGTATTATCCCATTTTAACAATGAAAAGCCAATCATATTTAAAAAGGTGAAGGGGAGTCAATATCCTGTAGCAGGAGGGCTTTTCGGAAACCGTGAGATATATTATGATATGATGGGGACTACGGAAAAGGATCGGATTACCCAGTTAATGGATGCGGTTGCCAATCCAAAGCCTACTAAGACATTACCTAAGGGTCCAGTCATGGAAAATATTATTACCAGAAGCATTGATCTTCAAAAAATGTTTCCCATTCCCAAATTCCATGGAGGGGACTCATCTAGCTATATTACATCTGGTGTGGTTGTGCTGAAAGACCCAGAAACGGGAAAGGTTCATACTTCAGTACGTAGACTCCAGATGAATGAAAGAAATGAAATGAGTATTTTAGTTGCATCTCCTTTGGCGACACAACAGTATCGGGGGTTTGAAAATCAAAATAAACCCTTTGAGGTGGCCATTATTTTAGGATATGATTATCCATTTTTATTGGCTTCTCAGATTAGTAGTGCTACCTATGGTATTGATAAATATGAAGTAGACAGTGCATTGAGGGGAGAAGCCCTAGAACTAGTCAAATGCCATAGCGTGGATCTAGAAGTACCCGCCTATGCAGAAATTGTACTAGAAGGGATTATGCCTCCCCATAAAAGAGAGCAGGAGGGACCCTTTGGTGAATTAATGGGATACTATGGTAACCAAGGAAGTCATCCAATTGTAGAGGTAAAAGCAGTGATGCATCGAAATAATCCAATCATGCAAGTGGCTTTCCCCTGCAGAGAAGAACATCTATCTAATGGACTGGCAAGAGAGATGGAATTGTATGCCTATGTTAAGAATATGGTAGATGTGGTGGATGTCAATGTAACAGTTTCAGGAGGATGTCGATTCCATGGAATCGTATCTATTAAAAAGAAATCCCAAGGGGATGGCAAGAGTGCTATTATTGCAGCCCTAGCCAGTAGTAAAGATATGAAACATGTTGTGATTGTAGATGAAGACGTAAACATATACAGTCATGATGAAATCCAATGGGCTATTGCCACAAGATTTCAAGCCTCTCAGGACCTGGTGATGATACCAGGGGGATTGGGATCTGGTCTAGAACCATCCCATACCCTTAGGGGTGTTACCGACAAACTGGGGTTTGATGCAACAAAGCCCTTGGGAGAAGCAGCGAAATATTTTGAGAGAGCAGCAATTCCAGGTTTCGAGTCAATCGATATTGAGAGGTACTTTCCTCAATTGAAAAAATAG
- a CDS encoding FAD binding domain-containing protein, with amino-acid sequence MNVKKVYRGKTVAEVLELLEQYGSRSYVIAGGTDAIIQLREKHIDPEVMVDISSVKEIQFIRESQDEIVIGGGTNFTSISESPMLQGRVKGLAQAARMVGSPQIRNTATIGGNICNASPAADIVPPLLALEAEVVIEKKGEKRRIPLDTFLMGKGKLDLKPEELVTAICFKRPKDGQGLGFGKLGLRKALAISRIATAIFISIDEKGTCKEIKIASGAVGTRGLREREVETIFTGKVLTEEVIDEGLQQLSHVVGQRLAGRSTADFKATAVKGICRQALLAALASCQA; translated from the coding sequence ATGAATGTAAAGAAAGTGTATCGTGGAAAGACAGTAGCGGAAGTATTAGAACTACTGGAACAGTATGGTTCAAGAAGCTATGTGATTGCTGGGGGAACCGATGCCATTATACAATTAAGAGAAAAACACATCGATCCCGAGGTAATGGTTGATATTTCAAGTGTGAAGGAGATTCAATTTATCCGGGAGTCCCAGGACGAAATCGTGATTGGTGGAGGGACTAATTTTACATCAATATCTGAAAGTCCCATGCTACAAGGAAGAGTAAAGGGGTTGGCCCAAGCGGCTCGAATGGTAGGGTCCCCACAAATACGAAATACTGCAACCATAGGAGGCAATATATGTAATGCATCACCGGCAGCAGATATTGTTCCCCCACTATTAGCCTTGGAGGCAGAAGTTGTCATCGAGAAAAAAGGAGAAAAACGGAGGATTCCTTTAGATACATTTTTAATGGGTAAGGGGAAATTGGATTTAAAACCAGAGGAATTGGTGACGGCCATTTGCTTTAAAAGGCCCAAGGATGGTCAAGGGCTAGGGTTTGGAAAGTTAGGACTGCGAAAGGCCTTAGCCATCTCTCGAATTGCTACAGCTATTTTCATTTCTATTGATGAGAAGGGAACTTGTAAAGAGATAAAAATTGCCAGTGGCGCAGTAGGAACTAGGGGTTTAAGGGAAAGAGAAGTGGAGACGATCTTCACAGGCAAAGTTTTGACGGAAGAAGTGATTGATGAAGGACTTCAGCAGTTAAGTCATGTGGTAGGACAGCGACTGGCAGGGAGATCAACAGCCGACTTTAAAGCAACTGCAGTAAAGGGGATTTGTAGGCAGGCATTATTGGCGGCGTTAGCAAGTTGTCAGGCATAA
- a CDS encoding BMC domain-containing protein — MQAALGLIETLGLTAAIAALDAAAKAADVTLIGYEKVIGAGQGVSVTIQIAGDVAAVKASVEAGVIAAERTGRVLAHHVIPRPHEEVNVLIEAFKKNVKKKQQAEPKKEAPKSKKKQDVSSDSVKK; from the coding sequence ATGCAAGCAGCTCTAGGACTAATAGAAACACTAGGATTAACTGCAGCCATTGCGGCCTTAGATGCAGCAGCCAAGGCTGCCGATGTGACATTAATTGGATACGAAAAAGTAATTGGAGCAGGACAGGGTGTCAGTGTAACGATTCAGATTGCAGGAGATGTAGCGGCGGTGAAGGCCAGTGTAGAAGCAGGGGTGATCGCTGCAGAAAGAACAGGTAGGGTGCTGGCACATCACGTGATTCCAAGACCCCATGAAGAAGTCAATGTATTAATTGAAGCCTTCAAAAAGAATGTAAAAAAGAAACAGCAGGCAGAGCCGAAAAAAGAGGCTCCTAAGAGTAAAAAAAAGCAAGATGTTTCAAGTGACTCTGTGAAGAAATAA
- a CDS encoding 5'-deoxyadenosine deaminase, with product MSKVLIRKGTIVTMNDKREIFQGDVLIDGNRIEAIASHIDAEADEIIEAEGRVVIPGFIQTHIHLTQTLYRGQADDLELMDWLKERVWPLEGSHGPESNYISAQLGIAELIKGGTTSIIDMGSVHHTDSIIEAVEESGFRAIVGKCMMDYGKGVPDSIMEETESSIKESVALLRKWHGRDNGRIQYAFAPRFVVSCSEELLVRVRDLAREYDVMVHTHASENRGEIELVQRDRGMRNIKYLHHLGLTGEKLILAHCIWLDDEEMRLLAQTGTRIAHCPNSNLKLASGIAKIPELIEMGAYVSLGADGAPCNNNLDQFQEMRSAALIQKARLLSPTVMPAQQVFEMATLGGAEAMGMQDELGSLEPGKKADLAIINLDGLHSNPGHGVDVISRLVYSARASDVETTIIDGKIVMKDRKLTTLNENFILNEANRIIQQQTIKAGVRK from the coding sequence ATGTCAAAGGTATTAATTCGCAAGGGAACCATTGTGACAATGAATGATAAACGTGAAATTTTTCAAGGAGATGTACTCATTGATGGAAATCGTATCGAAGCCATAGCATCACATATCGACGCAGAGGCCGATGAAATAATCGAAGCAGAGGGTCGGGTCGTGATTCCAGGATTTATTCAAACCCATATTCATTTAACCCAGACCCTTTATCGAGGGCAGGCCGATGATTTAGAGTTAATGGACTGGTTAAAGGAAAGAGTCTGGCCCCTAGAGGGCTCACATGGACCTGAATCCAACTATATTTCAGCTCAACTGGGAATTGCTGAATTGATTAAAGGTGGCACCACATCCATTATTGATATGGGAAGTGTGCATCATACTGATTCCATTATTGAGGCTGTCGAAGAAAGTGGATTTAGAGCTATTGTTGGAAAATGTATGATGGACTATGGAAAGGGAGTTCCAGATAGCATAATGGAAGAAACGGAATCGTCTATTAAAGAAAGTGTGGCACTCTTAAGGAAATGGCATGGGAGAGACAATGGACGTATTCAATATGCCTTCGCTCCCAGATTTGTTGTATCCTGTTCGGAAGAGCTATTGGTTCGGGTCAGAGATTTGGCTCGTGAGTATGATGTGATGGTTCACACCCATGCCTCTGAAAACCGAGGTGAAATAGAGCTGGTTCAAAGAGATCGAGGGATGAGAAATATCAAGTATCTTCATCACTTAGGACTCACCGGGGAAAAATTGATTTTAGCCCATTGTATTTGGTTGGATGATGAGGAAATGAGGCTACTTGCACAAACTGGTACAAGAATTGCCCATTGTCCTAACTCTAACTTAAAGTTGGCATCTGGAATCGCAAAAATTCCAGAGCTTATTGAGATGGGAGCCTATGTTTCTCTTGGAGCAGATGGGGCACCCTGTAATAATAATTTAGACCAATTTCAAGAAATGCGTAGTGCGGCATTAATCCAAAAAGCCAGACTATTGAGTCCCACTGTAATGCCTGCTCAACAGGTTTTTGAAATGGCAACATTAGGTGGCGCTGAGGCTATGGGGATGCAAGATGAATTGGGGAGTCTTGAACCTGGTAAAAAAGCTGATTTAGCCATTATTAATTTAGATGGGCTTCACAGTAATCCAGGCCACGGAGTTGATGTGATTTCAAGGTTAGTGTACTCAGCTCGGGCCTCTGACGTAGAAACAACAATCATTGACGGTAAAATTGTGATGAAGGACCGTAAGCTAACAACTTTAAATGAAAATTTCATATTAAACGAGGCAAACCGAATCATTCAACAACAAACAATAAAAGCCGGAGTGAGAAAATAA
- a CDS encoding EutN/CcmL family microcompartment protein: MHIGRIIGTVVATPKDERLMGCKLMLTQPLNIDKNPVGEPLVAVDTIGAGIGEIVLYARGTAARYAANRLQSPIDASIVGIIDHIDIPGD, encoded by the coding sequence ATGCATATAGGTAGAATCATAGGAACCGTAGTGGCGACACCTAAGGATGAACGACTAATGGGATGTAAACTCATGTTAACCCAGCCACTGAACATTGACAAAAACCCAGTTGGGGAACCTTTAGTCGCTGTAGACACAATTGGAGCTGGAATTGGAGAAATAGTGCTTTACGCCAGAGGAACTGCTGCGAGATATGCTGCAAATCGACTCCAGTCCCCTATTGATGCCTCCATTGTAGGTATAATTGACCATATTGATATCCCAGGGGATTAA
- a CDS encoding NCS2 family permease has protein sequence MKNENVPEGFLEKQFKLTEHKTNVKTEVLAGITTFMTMAYILIVNPIILSEAGMDFGAVFTATALSAIVGTLVMAFYANYPFALAPGMGLNAFFAYTVVLGMGYTWQFALTAVFLEGIIFIILTFLNVREAVVNAIPKNLKHAVAVGIGLFIAFIGFENADIVVSGQFVGFDGALDGLIVELGNLSAAAPLLAIIGIILTGVLLAKNVRGALLIGILATTVLGIPMGVTQVPEGLQFMSTPPSLSPIFFQFDFSNIFSLDMVIVLFTFLFVDMFDTVGTLVGVASKADMLDENGNLPRAKEALFADAVGTTVGACLGTSTVTTYVESAAGVAEGGKTGLTALSAAGMFAIALLFSPLFIMVPGAATAPALIIVGLFMMSPIKKIDLDDYTEAIPAFLTIIMMPLSYSIADGIVFGMVSYVALKLLSGKGNKVSPIMYILALLFIIKFAI, from the coding sequence ATGAAAAATGAAAACGTACCAGAGGGCTTTTTAGAAAAACAATTTAAGTTAACAGAACACAAAACAAATGTAAAGACAGAGGTTCTTGCAGGGATTACCACTTTTATGACTATGGCGTATATTCTTATTGTCAACCCAATCATTCTTTCGGAAGCAGGAATGGATTTTGGAGCCGTTTTTACGGCTACAGCACTGTCAGCCATCGTGGGCACATTGGTAATGGCATTTTATGCTAATTATCCTTTTGCATTAGCTCCAGGAATGGGATTAAATGCATTCTTTGCCTACACCGTTGTACTTGGAATGGGGTATACCTGGCAGTTTGCTTTAACGGCAGTATTTTTGGAAGGGATTATTTTTATTATCTTAACATTCTTGAATGTCAGAGAAGCAGTTGTAAATGCCATCCCTAAAAACTTAAAGCATGCGGTGGCAGTGGGTATCGGTTTATTTATTGCCTTTATCGGATTTGAAAATGCTGATATTGTTGTCAGTGGTCAGTTTGTGGGATTTGACGGGGCACTTGACGGATTGATTGTTGAATTAGGGAACTTGTCTGCTGCCGCACCTCTATTAGCTATTATTGGAATTATATTGACAGGGGTGCTATTAGCGAAAAATGTAAGAGGTGCGCTTTTAATAGGAATCTTGGCAACAACGGTTTTAGGAATTCCTATGGGTGTCACACAAGTACCTGAAGGATTGCAATTCATGAGTACACCACCATCGCTTTCTCCAATTTTCTTTCAATTTGATTTTAGTAATATTTTCTCATTGGATATGGTTATTGTTCTTTTTACATTCCTATTTGTAGATATGTTTGATACTGTAGGAACATTGGTTGGAGTTGCATCTAAAGCAGATATGCTTGACGAGAATGGCAACTTACCGAGGGCTAAAGAAGCGTTGTTTGCTGATGCTGTTGGAACAACTGTTGGAGCCTGTTTAGGAACAAGTACAGTGACAACCTATGTAGAAAGTGCTGCAGGAGTAGCAGAGGGTGGTAAAACAGGACTAACGGCATTATCTGCCGCAGGAATGTTTGCAATCGCCTTACTATTTTCACCATTGTTTATCATGGTACCTGGTGCAGCCACGGCGCCAGCGTTGATTATTGTTGGACTATTCATGATGTCACCGATCAAAAAGATTGATTTAGATGACTATACTGAAGCAATTCCAGCCTTCTTGACGATCATCATGATGCCTTTATCTTATAGTATTGCAGATGGAATCGTTTTTGGTATGGTTTCATATGTAGCATTAAAGCTTCTTTCAGGTAAAGGAAACAAAGTATCACCAATTATGTATATCTTGGCACTCTTGTTTATTATAAAGTTTGCCATCTAG